The genomic window CTGACGCTGCTCTGTCCATTGCGGCAGGAGCGGAACTTGCGTGGTTACGCTCCGCTACCGCCTCCGGGCCTGACGCTCCTGCCACGCCCGGGCGGCGATCAGGCGTTGACTCGGCCGAGGTAGCTGCCATCACGCGAGTCGATGCGCAGCTTGTCGCCGGTGTTGATGAACAGCGGGACCTGCACCTCGGCGCCGGTCTCCAGGGTGGCGGGCTTGGTGCCGCCGGTGGAGCGGTCGCCCTGCAGGCCGATGTCGGTGTGCTGCACCTGGAGCTCGACCGTCACCGGAAGCTCGACGTAGAGCGGCGCACCCTCGTGCGTGGCGACCTGCACGGACATGTTCTCCAGCAGGAACCGGGAGCCAGGGCCGATGGTCTGCTCGGAGATGGAGATCTGGTCGAACGTGTCGCCGTCCATGAAGACGTAGTCCGAGCCGTCGTGGTACAGGTAGGTCATGTCGCGGCGGTCGACGGTGGCCGTCTCCACCTTCACGCCCGCGTTGAAGGTCTTGTCGACGACCTTGCCGGACAGCACGTTCTTCAGCTTGGTTCGCACGAAGGCGGGACCCTTACCCGGCTTGACGTGCTGGAATTCGACGATCTGCTGGAGCTGACCGTCGATTTTCAGCACAAGGCCGTTCTTGAAGTCGCTGGTGTCCGCCACTGTCCTCGGATCTCCTAGTTCGTAAACAACATGATGGTCGACCGACGTCATTCGACGACGGTCAGGTCTTTGCTGGTGTTGGTGAGCAGCTCCGGGCCCCCTTCGCGCACCACGAGCGTGTCCTCGATCCGGACCCCGCCGCGGCCGGGAAAGTACACACCAGGTTCGACGGTCACCGCCACGCCAGCAAGAAGTGTACCGGTTCCGTTTTTCGCGATTCCCGGCGCTTCGTGGATCTGCAGTCCCACACCGTGCCCGAGGCCGTGCACGAACAGCTTGCCGTGCCCCGCCGCCTCGATCACCGAGCGCGACGCCGCGTCGACGTCGGCGACCTTGACGCCTGGTCGCAGCGCTTCCCGTCCGGCCCGCTGCGCGGCTTCGACCAGCGAGTACACCTCGCGCTGCCAGTCGCTGGGGGTGCCGAGAACGAAGGTGCGGGTCATGTCGGAGTGGTAGCCGCCGATCATCGCGCCGAAGTCGAGCTTGACGAAGTCACCGGCGGCGAGTACGGCCTCGGTCGGCCGATGATGCGGGACAGCCGAATTCACGCCGGTCGCCACGATGGTCTCGAACGAGATCGCCTCGGCGCCGTGCTCGAACATGGCCCATTCGAGGTCCCTGGCGACCTGCCGTTCGGTGCGGCCCGGTCGCAGCCCGCCGCGTTCGAGCAGGGCGGCCAGTCCGGCGTCGCCCGCCACGCAGGCGGCCCGGAGCTGGTCCACCTCGTAGGCGTCCTTGACCATGCGCAGCTGCTCGATCAGGCCGGGTGTCGCGACGAATTCCAGCCCGGTGCGCTGTTCGACGAAGCCGCGGTGCTGTTCGACGGTGACGACGTGACTCTCGTAGCCGATCCGGCCGAGCTGCCATTCGCCTGCCAGTTCGACGATGCGGCGGGCGGTGGCTCTGGCGATCTCGGCGCGTAGGTCCGGAACCTGCTCGGCGACCTGGGTGCGGTATCGGCCGTCGGTGCCGATCACCGTGCGCTCCTCGGCGTTGCGCATGTCCCAGGAATGCACCAGCAACGCCGCGTTGGATCCGGTGAAGCCGGTGAGATATCTGAGGTTCACCAGGTCGGTGACCAGCAGGGCGTCTACCCCGTTTTCCACCAGCAGACTCCGCAGCGCGCCACGCCGCGCGGCGTAGTCGGGCGCATGGCCCACGTGATCAGCACACATGTGTCAAAGCTACCGCCGACACGCCGGATAGCCACATGCAACACGTGCACGGACTGCCGCCACCGCGCCGACCGCGCGGTGAAGATCATCCCGGAGATCGCGGAATGCCGTTGGCAGCCCGCGAGTTCCGTACCGGACGGCATGCGGAGTGGAGGTTGTTCACACCTCGAAAAGCTATCCACATTCGGTCGACGAGGGGTTGTTCCGCGCCGCGATCGGACGAAGCTGGATGGCATGCCGATCCTCGCGTTCGCCGCCCTCCTCGCGTGGTGTGTTGTGTTGAGCGTCATCGATTTTCGACAGCGGCGACTACCGAATCCGCTGACCGGATGGGGTGCGCTTGGCATCTTCGGATACGCCCTGTCCACAACACAATTCACAGCCGCGCTACTCGGTGCGGCCCTGCTGGTGGTGCCGTATCTGGCGGTGCATCTGGTGCTGCCGACGGCCTTCGGTGCCGGAGATGTGAAGCTGGCTGTCGGCTTGGGCGCGGCCGCCGCGCTCGGCGGTGGGCAGGCGTGGGTCTGGGCGGCGCTGACCGCACCACTGCTGACCGCGACCGCCGGGATCGTCCTGCTCGGGCTGCACCGAAGCCGAGCTCCGGTCGACGGCGCCGACGCGCCCCGCCGACTCGCGCTGCCCCACGGTCCCGCCATGTGCCTGGCGACCGTGTGTGCCCTGGCCACAGCGAACGCCGGATGATCGGGACGGCGGCGGGTGCACGTGCCCGCCATCACTGCGGGCCGCATGCCGGAGCAGCCGCGCCGACATGGGAAGATGGTGGGCGTGTTGCGCTGGATAACTGCCGGAGAATCCCACGGTCCCGCTCTCGTCACCATCCTCGAGGGGATGGTGGCCGGTGTCGAGGTCACGTCCGACGAGATCTCCGCGCAGTTGGCGCGCCGCAGGCTCGGTTACGGCCGCGGCGCCAGGATGAAGTTCGAGGCCGACAAGGTGACCGTCGTCGGCGGTGTCCGGCACGGCCGGACTATGGGCGGCCCGGTTGCCATCGAAATCGCCAACTCCGAGTGGCCGAAGTGGACGACGGTCATGTCCGCCGACCCGGTCGACCCGGCCGAGCTCGCCGAACTGGCCCGCAACGCCCCGCTCACCCGACCGCGCCCCGGCCACGCCGACTACTCGGGCATGCTCAAGTACGGCTTCGACGACGCCCGCAACGTGCTGGAGCGCGCCAGCGCCAGGGAGACCGCGGCGCGCGTCGCGGCGGGCACCGTGGCACGGAACTTCCTGCGCCAGGCGTTCGGCGTCGAAGTGATCTCGCACGTCGTGTCGATCGGCACCGCGCGGAACACCACCGGCGTGGTGCCGACCGCCGCCGATCTCGCCGCCATTGACGAGAGCCCGGTGCGCGCGTTCGACAAGGACGCGGCGGCCGCGATGATCGCCGAGATCGAGGCGGCCAAGAAGGACGGCGACACTCTCGGTGGCGTGGTCGAGGTCGTCGTCGAGGGTCTCCCGGTCGGACTCGGCTCGTTCGTCAGCGGCGAGAATCGGCTCGACTCGCGGCTCGCGGCCGCGCTCATGGGCATTCAGGCCATCAAGGGCGTCGAGGTCGGCGACGGTTTCGAGACCGCACGCAGGCGCGGCAGCCAGGCGCACGACGAGATGCGGCCCGGCCCCGACGGCGTGCTGCGTTCCACCAACCGCGCGGGCGGACTCGAGGGCGGCATGACCAACGGCGAAGCGCTGCGGGTGCGCGCCGCGATGAAGCCGATCTCGACCGTGCCCCGCGCGCTGTCGACCGTGGACATGACCACCGGCGAGGAAGCCGTCGCCATCCACCAGCGTTCCGACGTGTGCGCCGTGCCCGCCGCGGGTGTGGTGGCCGAGTCCATGGTCGCGCTGGTCGTCGCGCAGGCCGCGTTGGAGAAGTTCGGTGGTGACTCGCTGGGCGAGACCCTGGAGAACATCACCAGCTACGTCAAACGGATCAGCAGCCGCCCGCATGTCGGCCCCGCTGAGACGAGCACGGCCCCCGGCGAGTCGAGCACGGCCCCCGCTGAGACAAGCACGCCATGATCGTGCAGACCGATCCGCGCGCGCCGCGCGTGGTGCTGGTCGGACCGCCGGGTGCGGGGAAATCGACGATCGGCCGCAAGCTCGCCAAGGAACTCGGGGTCGAGCTGTACGACACCGACGCGGGCATCGAACGCGAGACCGGGCGCACCATCCCGGAAATCTTCGCCACCGATGGCGAGCCCGAGTTCCGCCGGATCGAGGAGCAGGTGGTGCGGCGCGCCATCCTCGCCGAGCGCGGCGTCGTCTCGCTCGGCGGTGGCGCCGTGCTTTCCAAGGAAACGAGAGCGCTGCTGCGCAACCGCACCGTCGTCTACCTGGAAATCAGTGTGGGCGAAGGACTCCGCCGCACCGGTGCGAGCACCAACCGGCCGCTGCTCAACGGCGCCGACCCGGCCGCCAAGTACCGCGAATTGATGCGCAAGCGCCGCCCGCTCTACCGCGAGGTCGCCACCGTCCGAGTGCGCACCGACGGCCGCAGCCCGGGCCGCGTCGTCAAAATGGTCCTGGCCAAGCTCGGACTCGAACCGGTCGACCCCGGTACCGGAACGGACACCGACAACACCGACCTGCCCGAGACCACGACCCCGCCGAGCACCGCCGCCGAGAGCACCGGAACCCCGCGCGCCGGCAGCCGATCCCGGGCCAGACGCCGGGCACGGGCTCGTGCCGCCGCCCGTCGAGCGGCTGAACAAGAGCAAGCAGCCGGAGCCACTGAGCAGACAACCTCGGCTCCGTCCGGGAAGTCCGCCGCGAACGCGAACGGCCGGAGCTGGCGCACCCGCCGCCCTGCCGCGGCGGACAACGATACCGGCGAGGTACCAACGACTTCGGCGGGCGACGCCGGGGCTGCGCAGCCCGCTGAAGACGCGAGCTCGACCGGGCGGAGTTGGCGTACTCGCCGCTCGGCCGCCCCGGACGACACCGGCGCGGCAAACCAGTCGGACGGCACGGAAGAATCCAGTCCGAGCGCACGGTCCAGCGGGCGCGCCAGGCGGGCCCGCGCGCGGCGGGCTCGGGTGCGCGCACGCAAAAACCAAGAAGCAACCACAGAATCGGAGCAGTCGTGACAGAGCCGAATCGTCTCGAAGTT from Nocardia iowensis includes these protein-coding regions:
- a CDS encoding M24 family metallopeptidase, coding for MCADHVGHAPDYAARRGALRSLLVENGVDALLVTDLVNLRYLTGFTGSNAALLVHSWDMRNAEERTVIGTDGRYRTQVAEQVPDLRAEIARATARRIVELAGEWQLGRIGYESHVVTVEQHRGFVEQRTGLEFVATPGLIEQLRMVKDAYEVDQLRAACVAGDAGLAALLERGGLRPGRTERQVARDLEWAMFEHGAEAISFETIVATGVNSAVPHHRPTEAVLAAGDFVKLDFGAMIGGYHSDMTRTFVLGTPSDWQREVYSLVEAAQRAGREALRPGVKVADVDAASRSVIEAAGHGKLFVHGLGHGVGLQIHEAPGIAKNGTGTLLAGVAVTVEPGVYFPGRGGVRIEDTLVVREGGPELLTNTSKDLTVVE
- a CDS encoding prepilin peptidase; its protein translation is MPILAFAALLAWCVVLSVIDFRQRRLPNPLTGWGALGIFGYALSTTQFTAALLGAALLVVPYLAVHLVLPTAFGAGDVKLAVGLGAAAALGGGQAWVWAALTAPLLTATAGIVLLGLHRSRAPVDGADAPRRLALPHGPAMCLATVCALATANAG
- the aroC gene encoding chorismate synthase, giving the protein MLRWITAGESHGPALVTILEGMVAGVEVTSDEISAQLARRRLGYGRGARMKFEADKVTVVGGVRHGRTMGGPVAIEIANSEWPKWTTVMSADPVDPAELAELARNAPLTRPRPGHADYSGMLKYGFDDARNVLERASARETAARVAAGTVARNFLRQAFGVEVISHVVSIGTARNTTGVVPTAADLAAIDESPVRAFDKDAAAAMIAEIEAAKKDGDTLGGVVEVVVEGLPVGLGSFVSGENRLDSRLAAALMGIQAIKGVEVGDGFETARRRGSQAHDEMRPGPDGVLRSTNRAGGLEGGMTNGEALRVRAAMKPISTVPRALSTVDMTTGEEAVAIHQRSDVCAVPAAGVVAESMVALVVAQAALEKFGGDSLGETLENITSYVKRISSRPHVGPAETSTAPGESSTAPAETSTP
- the efp gene encoding elongation factor P; this translates as MADTSDFKNGLVLKIDGQLQQIVEFQHVKPGKGPAFVRTKLKNVLSGKVVDKTFNAGVKVETATVDRRDMTYLYHDGSDYVFMDGDTFDQISISEQTIGPGSRFLLENMSVQVATHEGAPLYVELPVTVELQVQHTDIGLQGDRSTGGTKPATLETGAEVQVPLFINTGDKLRIDSRDGSYLGRVNA